A window of the Dermatophagoides farinae isolate YC_2012a chromosome 2, ASM2471394v1, whole genome shotgun sequence genome harbors these coding sequences:
- the LOC124495413 gene encoding glutamine--fructose-6-phosphate aminotransferase [isomerizing] 1 isoform X4: protein MCGIFAYLNYLEPKSRREILELLIKGLQRLEYRGYDSSGVAFDQNESNIEIIRCKGKVQALADTIWNRDDIDLDHQYQIHVGIAHTRWATHGAPSDLNSHPQRSDDNNEFVVVHNGILTNYKDIKKFLEKKNYTFESETDTEVIVKLIKHLHETHPKMKFRELVEQVSQQLEGAFAIVLKSKHFPGECVATRRGSPLLVGIKTKTNLVSDHIPIIYSNKDTHRSNLMKTNSLVGAKLARSNSTTEFVPYDEGKVVEYLFASDASAIIEHTNRVIFLEDYDVASIEDGRLTIHRIKRNLDGGDSLTREIMTLKMEIQQIMKGNYSSFMQKEIFEQPESVINTMRGRINFDNETIVLGGIKEFIPEIKRCRRLLLIGCGTSYHSIIATRQILEELTELPVMIELASDFLDRNTPIFRDDVCFFVSQSGETADTLMALRYCKQRSALIVGITNTVGSSICRESHCGVHINAGPEIGVASTKAYTSQVISLVMFALVMSEDRISMRPRRSEIIQGLKKLPEQIKQVLNLDQQVLEMSKELYQQKSLLLMGRGWNYSTVLEGALKIKELTYMHSEGILAGELKHGPLALIDDRMPVLTVVTRDSVYPKCMNALQQVMARGAHPILIAEEDDLETQKYSKRVLLIPHTVDCLQGILSVIPMQLLSYHIAVLKKCDVDCPRNLAKSVTVE, encoded by the exons atgtgtg GAATATTTGCATATCTAAACTATTTGGAACCGAAATCACGTCGAGAAATTCTGGAATTACTTATAAAAGGTTTACAACGGCTTGAATATCGTGGTTATGATTCATCGGGTGTTGCATTCGATCAAAACGAAAGtaatattgaaatcattcGTTGTAAAGGAAAAGTACAGGCTTTAGCCGATACTATTTGGAATCGTGATGACATCgatcttgatcatcaatatcagaTTCATGTTGGTATTGCTCATACACGTTGGGCAACACATGGTGCACCATCCGATTTGAATTCACATCCACAAAGAtcggatgataataatgaattcgtTGTCGTACATAATGGCATCCTGACCAATTATAAGGATATTAAAAAGTTTTTG gaaaagaaaaactacACTTTTGAATCGGAAACTGATACCGAAGTGATTGTCAAATTGATTAAACATTTGCATGAAACTCACcctaaaatgaaattccgTGAATTGGTCGAACAAGTTAGCCAACAATTG GAAGGAGCTTTTGCAATCGTATTGAAAAGTAAACATTTTCCTGGTGAATGTGTGGCCACTCGTCGTGGTAGTCCATTATTGGTTGgtattaaaacaaaaaccaatcTTGTTAGCGATCACATTCCAATCATTTACAGTAACAAAG ATACACATCGatcaaatttgatgaaaaccAATTCATTGGTTGGAGCTAAATTGGCACGTTCGAATTCTACAACCGAATTCGTGCCGTATGATGAAGGAAAAGTGGTCGAATATTTATTTGCATCGGATGCATCGGCCATTATCGAACATACAAATCGTGTGATTTTTCTTGAGGATTATGATGTTGCTTCCATAGAAGATGGAC GATTGACCATACACCGAATAAAACGAAATCTAGATGGTGGAGATTCACTTACTCGTGAAATTAtgacattgaaaatggaaatccAACAAATCATGAAAGGCAATTATAGTTCTTTCATGCAAAAGGAAATTTTTGAACAACCAGAATCGGTGATCAACACGATGCGTGGCCGtatcaattttgataatgaaactATCGTTTTGGGTGGCATCAAAGAATTCATACCGGAAATCAAACGATGTcgtcgattgttgttgattggaTGTGGTACAAGTTATCATAGTATCATTGCA ACTCGACAAATCCTTGAAGAATTAACTGAATTGCCTGTCATGATTGAATTGGCCAGTGATTTCTTGGATCGAAATACACCCATATTTcgtgatgatgtttgtttttttgtatcaCAATCGGGTGAAACTGCGGATACATTGATGGCTTTACGTTATTGTAAACAACGAAGTGCATTGATTGTTGGAATTACCAATACGGTTGGTAGTAGTATTTGTCGTGAAAGTCATTGTGGTGTACATATCAATGCTGGACCAGAAATTGGTGTAGCTTCAACAAAAGCATACACTAGCCAGGTTATATCATTGGTCATGTTTGCATTGGTTATGAGTGAAGATCGAATTTCTATGCGACCACGTAGAAGTGAAATTATTCAAGGCTTGAAAAAATTACCTGAACAAATCAAGCAAGTATTGAACTTGGACCAACAAGTGTTGGAAATGTCCAAAGAATTGTATCAACAGAAATCATTATTGCTTATGGGTCGTGGATGGAATTACTCTACTGTATTAG AAGGagcattgaaaatcaaagaattaaCCTATATGCATTCCGAAGGTATACTGGCTGGTGAATTGAAACATGGACCATTGGCATTGATCGATGATCGAATGCCCGTTTTGACTGTGGTCACAAGAGATTCAGTCTATCCTAAATGCATGAATGCATTGCAACAA GTTATGGCACGTGGAGCACATCCCATTTTAATTGCCGAAGAAGATGATTTGGAAACACAAAAATATTCCAAACGTGTTCTTCTCATTCCACATACTGTTGATTGTCTACAAGGAATATTATCGGTCATTCCAATGCAATTACTTTCTTATCATATTGCTGTGctaaaaaaatgtgatgtTGATTGTCCACGAAATTTGGCCAAATCGGTTACTgttgaatag
- the Papss gene encoding 3'-phosphoadenosine 5'-phosphosulfate synthase: protein MSQNDCNNSNQDQYQQQKQPSSKMNKSTNVFYQNHRVSRDKRAESLSNGRQFRGCTVWFTGLSCAGKTSISFAVEEFLTRHQIHAYALDGDNIRYGLNSDLGFSEQDRSENIRRIAEVARLFADSGTITLASFISPFSKDREKARQIHEKDSLAFIECFVDTPLEVCERRDIKGLYKKARAGQIQGFTGINQDYERPKNPDLILKASEDTIEQCVLKVIDLLIKRNIISLDKIQEIHELFINEDDKPNELRRASHLPSINISTVDLQWIQVLSEGWATPLKGFMRETEYLQCLNFGMLMNGKWHNQTIPITLAITNEQKSYLASIQNGGDDNDSNHYNGFDNPEQVDAIKKSVVLKYNDKIIAILDDYEIFVHRKEERAACVFKTTNNGHPSIRMIMDSGDWLIGGQLKVFDRILWNDGLDQYRLTPQEIRSKLKEMNADAVFAFQLRNPIHNGHALLMQDTKRQLLDRGYKNPVLLLHPLGGWTKNDDVPLHIRIKQHQAVIKEGVLDEQSTLMAIFPSPMSYAGPREVQWHAKARLVTGANFYIVGRDPAGIPHPDTRKDLYDPTHGRKVLKMAPGLTKFEIIPFRVASYNKKEKRMMFETEDLDSQNFERISGTKMRNLAKNGENPPDGFMAKTAWKVLSDFYQSC from the exons atgAGCCAAAACGATTGTAACAACAGTAACCAG gatcaatatcaacaacaaaaacaaccatcatcgaaaatgaataaatcgacAAACGTTTTCTATCAAAATCATCGTGTATCCAGAGATAAACGAGCCGAATCATTATCGAATGGACGACAATTTCGTGGCTGTACCGTTTGGTTTACAG GACTGTCATGTGCTGGAAaaacatcaatttcatttgccGTAGAAGAATTTCTCACCCGTCATCAGATCCATGCATATGCATTGGATGGTGATAATATTCGTTATGGATTGAATTCAGATCTAGGATTTTCTGAACAAGATCGTAGTGAAAATATTCGTCGTATTGCTGAAGTAGCACGTTTATTTGCCGATAGCGGTACGATTACATTAGCTAGTTTTATTAGTCCATTTAGTAAAGATCGTGAAAAGGCTCGTCAAATTCATGAAAAAGATTCTCTAGCGTTTATCGAATGTTTTGTCGATACACCATTAGAGGTTTGTGAACGAAGAGATATAAAAGGTCTTTATAAGAAAGCACGTGCTGGTCAAATTCAAGGATTCACTGGCATTAATCAGGATTATGAACGTCCTAAAAATCCGGATCTTATACTAAAAGCTAGTGAAGATACAATCGAACAATGTGTTTTAAAAGTGATTGATCTTCTCATTAAAAGA aaCATCATATCATTGGACAAAATTCAAGAAATTCATGAATTGTTCATCAACGAAGATGACAAACCAAATGAATTACGTCGAGCTTCACATTTACCATCGATAAACATATCAACCGTTGATCTTCAATGGATACAGGTCTTATCAGAAGGTTGGGCTACACCATTAAAG gGTTTTATGCGTGAAACTGAATATCTACAGTGCCTTAATTTCGGAATGCTTATGAATGGTAAATGGcataatcaaacaattcCCATCACATTGGCAATCACTAATGAACAGAAATCTTATTTGGCTTCGATTCaaaatggtggtgatgataatgatagtaATCATTACAATGGCTTTGACAATCCTGAACAAGTTGATGCTATTAAGAAAAGTGTAGTATTGAAGTATAATGATAAGATCATTGCCATTttggatgattatgaaatctTTGTACATCGTAAAGAGGAAAGAGCTGCCTGTGTTTTTAAAACTACCAACAATGGCCATCCATCTATCCGTATGATTATGGATAGTGGTGATTGGTTGATAGGTGGCCAATTAAAAGTTTTTGATCGTATCTTATGGAATGATGGCCTTGATCAATATCGATTGACACCGCAAGAGATtcgatcaaaattaaaagaaatgaat GCTGATGCAGTTTTTGCTTTTCAGCTACGTAATCCGATTCATAATGGACATGCATTGTTGATGCAAGACACTAAACGTCAGTTATTGGATCGTGGCTACAAGAATCCAGTACTACTTCTACATCCATTAGGTGGTTGgaccaaaaatgatgatgttcctTTACATATTCGAATTAAGCAACATCAGGCTGTGATAAAGGAAGGCGTTCTTGATGaacaatcaacattgatGGCAATATTTCCATCACCTATGTCTTATGCTGGACCACGTGAAGTTCAATGGCATGCGAAAGCACGTTTAGTAACTGGAGCcaatttttatattgttgGTCGTGATCCGGCCGGTATTCCACATCCTGATACACGTAAAGATCTGTATGATCCAACACATGGACGTAAAGTGCTCAAAATGGCACCAGGTTTAAcgaaatttgaaatcataCCATTCCGTGTTGCTTCCTAtaataagaaagaaaaacgtaTGATGTTTGAAACTGAAGATTTGGATTCACAAAATTTTGAACGAATATCTGGAACAAAAATGCGAAATTTAGCTAAAAATGGAGAAAATCCACCCGATGGTTTTATGGCCAAAACAGCATGGAAAGTTTTGTCCGATTTTTATCAATCTTGTTAA
- the LOC124495413 gene encoding glutamine--fructose-6-phosphate aminotransferase [isomerizing] 1 isoform X3 — MCGIFAYLNYLEPKSRREILELLIKGLQRLEYRGYDSSGVAFDQNESNIEIIRCKGKVQALADTIWNRDDIDLDHQYQIHVGIAHTRWATHGAPSDLNSHPQRSDDNNEFVVVHNGILTNYKDIKKFLEKKNYTFESETDTEVIVKLIKHLHETHPKMKFRELVEQVSQQLEGAFAIVLKSKHFPGECVATRRGSPLLVGIKTKTNLVSDHIPIIYSNKESKQCNDSIQDTHRSNLMKTNSLVGAKLARSNSTTEFVPYDEGKVVEYLFASDASAIIEHTNRVIFLEDYDVASIEDGRLTIHRIKRNLDGGDSLTREIMTLKMEIQQIMKGNYSSFMQKEIFEQPESVINTMRGRINFDNETIVLGGIKEFIPEIKRCRRLLLIGCGTSYHSIIATRQILEELTELPVMIELASDFLDRNTPIFRDDVCFFVSQSGETADTLMALRYCKQRSALIVGITNTVGSSICRESHCGVHINAGPEIGVASTKAYTSQVISLVMFALVMSEDRISMRPRRSEIIQGLKKLPEQIKQVLNLDQQVLEMSKELYQQKSLLLMGRGWNYSTVLEGALKIKELTYMHSEGILAGELKHGPLALIDDRMPVLTVVTRDSVYPKCMNALQQVMARGAHPILIAEEDDLETQKYSKRVLLIPHTVDCLQGILSVIPMQLLSYHIAVLKKCDVDCPRNLAKSVTVE, encoded by the exons atgtgtg GAATATTTGCATATCTAAACTATTTGGAACCGAAATCACGTCGAGAAATTCTGGAATTACTTATAAAAGGTTTACAACGGCTTGAATATCGTGGTTATGATTCATCGGGTGTTGCATTCGATCAAAACGAAAGtaatattgaaatcattcGTTGTAAAGGAAAAGTACAGGCTTTAGCCGATACTATTTGGAATCGTGATGACATCgatcttgatcatcaatatcagaTTCATGTTGGTATTGCTCATACACGTTGGGCAACACATGGTGCACCATCCGATTTGAATTCACATCCACAAAGAtcggatgataataatgaattcgtTGTCGTACATAATGGCATCCTGACCAATTATAAGGATATTAAAAAGTTTTTG gaaaagaaaaactacACTTTTGAATCGGAAACTGATACCGAAGTGATTGTCAAATTGATTAAACATTTGCATGAAACTCACcctaaaatgaaattccgTGAATTGGTCGAACAAGTTAGCCAACAATTG GAAGGAGCTTTTGCAATCGTATTGAAAAGTAAACATTTTCCTGGTGAATGTGTGGCCACTCGTCGTGGTAGTCCATTATTGGTTGgtattaaaacaaaaaccaatcTTGTTAGCGATCACATTCCAATCATTTACAGTAACAAAG AATCAAAACAATGCAATGATTCAATACAAG ATACACATCGatcaaatttgatgaaaaccAATTCATTGGTTGGAGCTAAATTGGCACGTTCGAATTCTACAACCGAATTCGTGCCGTATGATGAAGGAAAAGTGGTCGAATATTTATTTGCATCGGATGCATCGGCCATTATCGAACATACAAATCGTGTGATTTTTCTTGAGGATTATGATGTTGCTTCCATAGAAGATGGAC GATTGACCATACACCGAATAAAACGAAATCTAGATGGTGGAGATTCACTTACTCGTGAAATTAtgacattgaaaatggaaatccAACAAATCATGAAAGGCAATTATAGTTCTTTCATGCAAAAGGAAATTTTTGAACAACCAGAATCGGTGATCAACACGATGCGTGGCCGtatcaattttgataatgaaactATCGTTTTGGGTGGCATCAAAGAATTCATACCGGAAATCAAACGATGTcgtcgattgttgttgattggaTGTGGTACAAGTTATCATAGTATCATTGCA ACTCGACAAATCCTTGAAGAATTAACTGAATTGCCTGTCATGATTGAATTGGCCAGTGATTTCTTGGATCGAAATACACCCATATTTcgtgatgatgtttgtttttttgtatcaCAATCGGGTGAAACTGCGGATACATTGATGGCTTTACGTTATTGTAAACAACGAAGTGCATTGATTGTTGGAATTACCAATACGGTTGGTAGTAGTATTTGTCGTGAAAGTCATTGTGGTGTACATATCAATGCTGGACCAGAAATTGGTGTAGCTTCAACAAAAGCATACACTAGCCAGGTTATATCATTGGTCATGTTTGCATTGGTTATGAGTGAAGATCGAATTTCTATGCGACCACGTAGAAGTGAAATTATTCAAGGCTTGAAAAAATTACCTGAACAAATCAAGCAAGTATTGAACTTGGACCAACAAGTGTTGGAAATGTCCAAAGAATTGTATCAACAGAAATCATTATTGCTTATGGGTCGTGGATGGAATTACTCTACTGTATTAG AAGGagcattgaaaatcaaagaattaaCCTATATGCATTCCGAAGGTATACTGGCTGGTGAATTGAAACATGGACCATTGGCATTGATCGATGATCGAATGCCCGTTTTGACTGTGGTCACAAGAGATTCAGTCTATCCTAAATGCATGAATGCATTGCAACAA GTTATGGCACGTGGAGCACATCCCATTTTAATTGCCGAAGAAGATGATTTGGAAACACAAAAATATTCCAAACGTGTTCTTCTCATTCCACATACTGTTGATTGTCTACAAGGAATATTATCGGTCATTCCAATGCAATTACTTTCTTATCATATTGCTGTGctaaaaaaatgtgatgtTGATTGTCCACGAAATTTGGCCAAATCGGTTACTgttgaatag
- the LOC124495413 gene encoding glutamine--fructose-6-phosphate aminotransferase [isomerizing] 1 isoform X1, with protein sequence MCGIFAYLNYLEPKSRREILELLIKGLQRLEYRGYDSSGVAFDQNESNIEIIRCKGKVQALADTIWNRDDIDLDHQYQIHVGIAHTRWATHGAPSDLNSHPQRSDDNNEFVVVHNGILTNYKDIKKFLEKKNYTFESETDTEVIVKLIKHLHETHPKMKFRELVEQVSQQLEGAFAIVLKSKHFPGECVATRRGSPLLVGIKTKTNLVSDHIPIIYSNKVINPKLLTQISLNGEEKDIINTSISRQSSLNMSVDDVHKDSVEESKQCNDSIQDTHRSNLMKTNSLVGAKLARSNSTTEFVPYDEGKVVEYLFASDASAIIEHTNRVIFLEDYDVASIEDGRLTIHRIKRNLDGGDSLTREIMTLKMEIQQIMKGNYSSFMQKEIFEQPESVINTMRGRINFDNETIVLGGIKEFIPEIKRCRRLLLIGCGTSYHSIIATRQILEELTELPVMIELASDFLDRNTPIFRDDVCFFVSQSGETADTLMALRYCKQRSALIVGITNTVGSSICRESHCGVHINAGPEIGVASTKAYTSQVISLVMFALVMSEDRISMRPRRSEIIQGLKKLPEQIKQVLNLDQQVLEMSKELYQQKSLLLMGRGWNYSTVLEGALKIKELTYMHSEGILAGELKHGPLALIDDRMPVLTVVTRDSVYPKCMNALQQVMARGAHPILIAEEDDLETQKYSKRVLLIPHTVDCLQGILSVIPMQLLSYHIAVLKKCDVDCPRNLAKSVTVE encoded by the exons atgtgtg GAATATTTGCATATCTAAACTATTTGGAACCGAAATCACGTCGAGAAATTCTGGAATTACTTATAAAAGGTTTACAACGGCTTGAATATCGTGGTTATGATTCATCGGGTGTTGCATTCGATCAAAACGAAAGtaatattgaaatcattcGTTGTAAAGGAAAAGTACAGGCTTTAGCCGATACTATTTGGAATCGTGATGACATCgatcttgatcatcaatatcagaTTCATGTTGGTATTGCTCATACACGTTGGGCAACACATGGTGCACCATCCGATTTGAATTCACATCCACAAAGAtcggatgataataatgaattcgtTGTCGTACATAATGGCATCCTGACCAATTATAAGGATATTAAAAAGTTTTTG gaaaagaaaaactacACTTTTGAATCGGAAACTGATACCGAAGTGATTGTCAAATTGATTAAACATTTGCATGAAACTCACcctaaaatgaaattccgTGAATTGGTCGAACAAGTTAGCCAACAATTG GAAGGAGCTTTTGCAATCGTATTGAAAAGTAAACATTTTCCTGGTGAATGTGTGGCCACTCGTCGTGGTAGTCCATTATTGGTTGgtattaaaacaaaaaccaatcTTGTTAGCGATCACATTCCAATCATTTACAGTAACAAAG ttaTCAATCCTAAATTACTAACACAAATATCATTGAATGGTGAAGAAAAAGATATAATAAATACATCAATTAGTAGACAAAGCAGTCTTAATATGTCTGTGGATGATGTCCATAAAGATTCGGTTGAAG AATCAAAACAATGCAATGATTCAATACAAG ATACACATCGatcaaatttgatgaaaaccAATTCATTGGTTGGAGCTAAATTGGCACGTTCGAATTCTACAACCGAATTCGTGCCGTATGATGAAGGAAAAGTGGTCGAATATTTATTTGCATCGGATGCATCGGCCATTATCGAACATACAAATCGTGTGATTTTTCTTGAGGATTATGATGTTGCTTCCATAGAAGATGGAC GATTGACCATACACCGAATAAAACGAAATCTAGATGGTGGAGATTCACTTACTCGTGAAATTAtgacattgaaaatggaaatccAACAAATCATGAAAGGCAATTATAGTTCTTTCATGCAAAAGGAAATTTTTGAACAACCAGAATCGGTGATCAACACGATGCGTGGCCGtatcaattttgataatgaaactATCGTTTTGGGTGGCATCAAAGAATTCATACCGGAAATCAAACGATGTcgtcgattgttgttgattggaTGTGGTACAAGTTATCATAGTATCATTGCA ACTCGACAAATCCTTGAAGAATTAACTGAATTGCCTGTCATGATTGAATTGGCCAGTGATTTCTTGGATCGAAATACACCCATATTTcgtgatgatgtttgtttttttgtatcaCAATCGGGTGAAACTGCGGATACATTGATGGCTTTACGTTATTGTAAACAACGAAGTGCATTGATTGTTGGAATTACCAATACGGTTGGTAGTAGTATTTGTCGTGAAAGTCATTGTGGTGTACATATCAATGCTGGACCAGAAATTGGTGTAGCTTCAACAAAAGCATACACTAGCCAGGTTATATCATTGGTCATGTTTGCATTGGTTATGAGTGAAGATCGAATTTCTATGCGACCACGTAGAAGTGAAATTATTCAAGGCTTGAAAAAATTACCTGAACAAATCAAGCAAGTATTGAACTTGGACCAACAAGTGTTGGAAATGTCCAAAGAATTGTATCAACAGAAATCATTATTGCTTATGGGTCGTGGATGGAATTACTCTACTGTATTAG AAGGagcattgaaaatcaaagaattaaCCTATATGCATTCCGAAGGTATACTGGCTGGTGAATTGAAACATGGACCATTGGCATTGATCGATGATCGAATGCCCGTTTTGACTGTGGTCACAAGAGATTCAGTCTATCCTAAATGCATGAATGCATTGCAACAA GTTATGGCACGTGGAGCACATCCCATTTTAATTGCCGAAGAAGATGATTTGGAAACACAAAAATATTCCAAACGTGTTCTTCTCATTCCACATACTGTTGATTGTCTACAAGGAATATTATCGGTCATTCCAATGCAATTACTTTCTTATCATATTGCTGTGctaaaaaaatgtgatgtTGATTGTCCACGAAATTTGGCCAAATCGGTTACTgttgaatag
- the LOC124495413 gene encoding glutamine--fructose-6-phosphate aminotransferase [isomerizing] 1 isoform X2 → MCGIFAYLNYLEPKSRREILELLIKGLQRLEYRGYDSSGVAFDQNESNIEIIRCKGKVQALADTIWNRDDIDLDHQYQIHVGIAHTRWATHGAPSDLNSHPQRSDDNNEFVVVHNGILTNYKDIKKFLEKKNYTFESETDTEVIVKLIKHLHETHPKMKFRELVEQVSQQLEGAFAIVLKSKHFPGECVATRRGSPLLVGIKTKTNLVSDHIPIIYSNKVINPKLLTQISLNGEEKDIINTSISRQSSLNMSVDDVHKDSVEDTHRSNLMKTNSLVGAKLARSNSTTEFVPYDEGKVVEYLFASDASAIIEHTNRVIFLEDYDVASIEDGRLTIHRIKRNLDGGDSLTREIMTLKMEIQQIMKGNYSSFMQKEIFEQPESVINTMRGRINFDNETIVLGGIKEFIPEIKRCRRLLLIGCGTSYHSIIATRQILEELTELPVMIELASDFLDRNTPIFRDDVCFFVSQSGETADTLMALRYCKQRSALIVGITNTVGSSICRESHCGVHINAGPEIGVASTKAYTSQVISLVMFALVMSEDRISMRPRRSEIIQGLKKLPEQIKQVLNLDQQVLEMSKELYQQKSLLLMGRGWNYSTVLEGALKIKELTYMHSEGILAGELKHGPLALIDDRMPVLTVVTRDSVYPKCMNALQQVMARGAHPILIAEEDDLETQKYSKRVLLIPHTVDCLQGILSVIPMQLLSYHIAVLKKCDVDCPRNLAKSVTVE, encoded by the exons atgtgtg GAATATTTGCATATCTAAACTATTTGGAACCGAAATCACGTCGAGAAATTCTGGAATTACTTATAAAAGGTTTACAACGGCTTGAATATCGTGGTTATGATTCATCGGGTGTTGCATTCGATCAAAACGAAAGtaatattgaaatcattcGTTGTAAAGGAAAAGTACAGGCTTTAGCCGATACTATTTGGAATCGTGATGACATCgatcttgatcatcaatatcagaTTCATGTTGGTATTGCTCATACACGTTGGGCAACACATGGTGCACCATCCGATTTGAATTCACATCCACAAAGAtcggatgataataatgaattcgtTGTCGTACATAATGGCATCCTGACCAATTATAAGGATATTAAAAAGTTTTTG gaaaagaaaaactacACTTTTGAATCGGAAACTGATACCGAAGTGATTGTCAAATTGATTAAACATTTGCATGAAACTCACcctaaaatgaaattccgTGAATTGGTCGAACAAGTTAGCCAACAATTG GAAGGAGCTTTTGCAATCGTATTGAAAAGTAAACATTTTCCTGGTGAATGTGTGGCCACTCGTCGTGGTAGTCCATTATTGGTTGgtattaaaacaaaaaccaatcTTGTTAGCGATCACATTCCAATCATTTACAGTAACAAAG ttaTCAATCCTAAATTACTAACACAAATATCATTGAATGGTGAAGAAAAAGATATAATAAATACATCAATTAGTAGACAAAGCAGTCTTAATATGTCTGTGGATGATGTCCATAAAGATTCGGTTGAAG ATACACATCGatcaaatttgatgaaaaccAATTCATTGGTTGGAGCTAAATTGGCACGTTCGAATTCTACAACCGAATTCGTGCCGTATGATGAAGGAAAAGTGGTCGAATATTTATTTGCATCGGATGCATCGGCCATTATCGAACATACAAATCGTGTGATTTTTCTTGAGGATTATGATGTTGCTTCCATAGAAGATGGAC GATTGACCATACACCGAATAAAACGAAATCTAGATGGTGGAGATTCACTTACTCGTGAAATTAtgacattgaaaatggaaatccAACAAATCATGAAAGGCAATTATAGTTCTTTCATGCAAAAGGAAATTTTTGAACAACCAGAATCGGTGATCAACACGATGCGTGGCCGtatcaattttgataatgaaactATCGTTTTGGGTGGCATCAAAGAATTCATACCGGAAATCAAACGATGTcgtcgattgttgttgattggaTGTGGTACAAGTTATCATAGTATCATTGCA ACTCGACAAATCCTTGAAGAATTAACTGAATTGCCTGTCATGATTGAATTGGCCAGTGATTTCTTGGATCGAAATACACCCATATTTcgtgatgatgtttgtttttttgtatcaCAATCGGGTGAAACTGCGGATACATTGATGGCTTTACGTTATTGTAAACAACGAAGTGCATTGATTGTTGGAATTACCAATACGGTTGGTAGTAGTATTTGTCGTGAAAGTCATTGTGGTGTACATATCAATGCTGGACCAGAAATTGGTGTAGCTTCAACAAAAGCATACACTAGCCAGGTTATATCATTGGTCATGTTTGCATTGGTTATGAGTGAAGATCGAATTTCTATGCGACCACGTAGAAGTGAAATTATTCAAGGCTTGAAAAAATTACCTGAACAAATCAAGCAAGTATTGAACTTGGACCAACAAGTGTTGGAAATGTCCAAAGAATTGTATCAACAGAAATCATTATTGCTTATGGGTCGTGGATGGAATTACTCTACTGTATTAG AAGGagcattgaaaatcaaagaattaaCCTATATGCATTCCGAAGGTATACTGGCTGGTGAATTGAAACATGGACCATTGGCATTGATCGATGATCGAATGCCCGTTTTGACTGTGGTCACAAGAGATTCAGTCTATCCTAAATGCATGAATGCATTGCAACAA GTTATGGCACGTGGAGCACATCCCATTTTAATTGCCGAAGAAGATGATTTGGAAACACAAAAATATTCCAAACGTGTTCTTCTCATTCCACATACTGTTGATTGTCTACAAGGAATATTATCGGTCATTCCAATGCAATTACTTTCTTATCATATTGCTGTGctaaaaaaatgtgatgtTGATTGTCCACGAAATTTGGCCAAATCGGTTACTgttgaatag